In one Methylobacterium sp. SyP6R genomic region, the following are encoded:
- a CDS encoding nitroreductase family protein — translation MTPVTTANSRQADHPIDARFLERWSPRAFTGEAVPLPDLMTMIEAARWAPSGYNSQPWRFVYALRDTPAWETLFGLLVPFNQGWVKNAGALVFLASNGMMQTPDGLKPSYSASFDAGTASALFQLQAVTMGWHAHGMTGFDHERAPAALNLPPHHRVEAAFAVGRKADPATLPEETRARETPNSRHPLADFTFEGGFPPREA, via the coding sequence CTGACGCCCGTGACCACCGCCAATTCCCGTCAAGCCGACCATCCGATCGACGCCCGGTTCCTCGAGCGCTGGTCGCCCCGCGCCTTCACCGGCGAGGCGGTGCCTCTGCCCGACCTGATGACGATGATCGAGGCGGCGCGCTGGGCCCCCTCGGGCTACAACTCGCAGCCCTGGCGCTTCGTCTACGCCCTTCGCGACACCCCCGCCTGGGAGACGCTGTTCGGGCTCCTCGTGCCGTTCAACCAGGGCTGGGTGAAGAATGCCGGCGCGCTGGTGTTCCTGGCCTCGAACGGCATGATGCAGACGCCGGACGGGCTGAAGCCGTCCTACAGCGCCTCCTTCGATGCCGGCACGGCCTCGGCCCTGTTCCAGCTCCAGGCGGTGACGATGGGCTGGCACGCCCACGGCATGACCGGCTTCGACCACGAGCGGGCGCCGGCCGCGCTCAACCTGCCGCCCCACCACCGGGTCGAGGCCGCCTTCGCGGTCGGCCGCAAGGCGGATCCCGCGACCCTGCCGGAGGAGACCCGCGCCCGCGAGACCCCGAACAGCCGCCACCCCCTGGCCGACTTCACGTTCGAGGGCGGGTTCCCGCCGCGCGAGGCGTGA
- the atpD gene encoding F0F1 ATP synthase subunit beta: MANTATPVAGSTKAGRITQVIGAVVDVQFEGHLPEILNALETKNNGNRLVLEVAMQLGENTVRCIAMDTSEGLVRGQEVTDTGSPIRVPVGANTLGRIMNVIGEPIDEAGEIKTESLRAIHQPAPSYAEQSTEAQILVTGIKVVDLLAPYAKGGKIGLFGGAGVGKTVLIMELINNIAKAHSGYSVFAGVGERTREGNDLYHEMIESKVNMDPKEHGSAEGSKCALVYGQMNEPPGARARVALTGLTVAEHFRDEGQDVLFFVDNIFRFTQAGSEVSALLGRIPSAVGYQPTLATDMGALQERITTTTKGSITSVQAIYVPADDLTDPAPAASFAHLDATTVLSRSIAEKGIYPAVDPLDSTSRMLSPAILGEEHYNVARRVQQVLQRYKALQDIIAILGMDELSEEDKLTVARARKIERFLSQPFHVAEIFTGSPGKLVALEDTIKGFKGLVDGEYDNLPEAAFYMVGSIEEAKEKAQRLAAAA, translated from the coding sequence ATGGCGAACACTGCCACCCCCGTCGCCGGCTCGACCAAGGCCGGCCGCATCACCCAGGTCATCGGCGCGGTCGTCGACGTGCAGTTCGAGGGTCACCTGCCCGAGATCCTGAACGCCCTCGAGACCAAGAACAACGGCAACCGCCTCGTCCTCGAGGTCGCCATGCAGCTCGGCGAGAACACCGTGCGCTGCATCGCCATGGACACCTCCGAGGGCCTGGTCCGCGGCCAGGAAGTCACCGATACCGGCTCGCCGATCCGCGTGCCCGTCGGCGCCAACACGCTCGGCCGCATCATGAACGTCATCGGCGAGCCGATCGACGAGGCCGGCGAGATCAAGACCGAGTCGCTCCGCGCCATCCACCAGCCGGCCCCGTCCTACGCCGAGCAGTCGACCGAGGCGCAGATCCTCGTCACCGGCATCAAGGTGGTGGACCTGCTGGCGCCCTACGCCAAGGGCGGCAAGATCGGCCTGTTCGGCGGCGCCGGCGTCGGCAAGACCGTGCTGATCATGGAGCTCATCAACAACATCGCGAAGGCCCACTCGGGCTACTCGGTGTTCGCCGGCGTCGGTGAGCGGACCCGCGAGGGCAACGATCTCTACCACGAGATGATCGAGTCCAAGGTGAACATGGACCCCAAGGAGCACGGCTCCGCGGAAGGCTCCAAGTGCGCCCTGGTCTACGGCCAGATGAACGAGCCCCCGGGCGCCCGCGCCCGCGTCGCCCTGACCGGCCTCACCGTCGCCGAGCATTTCCGCGACGAGGGCCAGGACGTGCTGTTCTTCGTCGACAACATCTTCCGCTTCACGCAGGCGGGTTCGGAAGTGTCGGCGCTGCTCGGCCGCATCCCCTCGGCGGTGGGCTACCAGCCGACGCTCGCCACCGACATGGGCGCCCTGCAGGAGCGCATCACCACCACCACCAAGGGCTCGATCACCTCGGTGCAGGCGATCTACGTGCCGGCGGACGACCTGACCGACCCGGCGCCCGCCGCCTCGTTCGCCCACCTCGACGCCACGACCGTGCTGTCGCGCTCGATCGCCGAGAAGGGCATCTACCCGGCGGTGGATCCGCTCGACTCGACCTCGCGCATGCTGTCGCCGGCGATCCTCGGCGAGGAGCACTACAACGTCGCCCGCCGCGTCCAGCAGGTGCTGCAGCGCTACAAGGCGCTCCAGGACATCATCGCGATCCTGGGCATGGACGAGCTGTCCGAGGAGGACAAGCTCACCGTCGCCCGTGCCCGCAAGATCGAGCGCTTCCTGAGCCAGCCGTTCCACGTCGCCGAGATCTTCACCGGCTCGCCGGGCAAGCTCGTGGCCCTCGAGGACACCATCAAGGGCTTCAAGGGCCTGGTGGACGGCGAGTACGACAACCTCCCCGAGGCCGCCTTCTACATGGTCGGCTCGATCGAGGAGGCCAAGGAGAAGGCCCAGCGCCTCGCCGCCGCGGCCTGA
- a CDS encoding acyl-CoA synthetase encodes MIPTAYEEWRSGFRWRIPERYNIAVDVCDRWAATDPERTAILDVSASGRVESWSFAALREASNRFANALRAHGIQAGDRVAVLLPQSPAVVVAHLAIYKLGAVALPLAVVFGPESLLHRLGDAGARAVVTHAGGVAKLDPLRDVLPDLDLVVSTDGVGDRALGYADLLAAASPDLVPVDTRADDPALMIYTSGTTGPPKGALHGHRVLLGHLPGFAMMHDFMPKPGDRMWTPADWAWAGGLLNALLPSLHHGVAVVARKAEKFEPEETFRLMADLSVANAFVPPTALRMLRTVADPNGRFDLRRLRTLASAGEMLGPETFHWAREALGLTINEAYGQTECNLVLASCAGLGVARAGSTGRPVPGHSVAVIRPDGSPAAPNETGQIAVARPDPVMFLRYWNDPEATKRKFLGDWMTTGDQGRMDADGYVHFVGRDDDVITSSGYRIGPGEIEDCLLRHPAVALAAAVGKPDPVRTEIVKAFVVLRPGYAASEALAAEIQAFVRKQLSAHEYPREIAFRSSLPLTTTGKIIRRVLRDEA; translated from the coding sequence GTGATCCCGACTGCTTACGAGGAGTGGCGCTCCGGGTTCCGCTGGCGCATCCCGGAGCGCTACAACATCGCGGTCGACGTCTGCGACCGCTGGGCCGCGACCGATCCGGAACGCACCGCGATCCTCGACGTGTCGGCGAGCGGCCGGGTGGAATCCTGGAGCTTTGCCGCCTTGCGCGAGGCGTCGAACCGCTTCGCCAATGCCCTGCGGGCTCACGGCATCCAGGCCGGCGACCGGGTGGCGGTGCTGCTGCCGCAATCCCCCGCCGTGGTGGTGGCCCATCTCGCGATCTACAAGCTCGGCGCCGTGGCCCTGCCGCTCGCGGTGGTGTTCGGGCCGGAAAGCCTGCTCCACCGCCTCGGCGATGCCGGGGCGCGGGCCGTCGTGACCCATGCCGGCGGCGTGGCCAAGCTCGATCCTTTGCGCGACGTGCTGCCGGACCTCGACCTCGTCGTCTCGACCGACGGCGTCGGCGATCGCGCGCTCGGCTATGCCGACCTTCTGGCGGCGGCCTCGCCCGACCTCGTCCCGGTCGACACGCGGGCCGACGACCCGGCCCTGATGATCTACACCTCCGGCACCACCGGCCCGCCGAAGGGAGCCCTGCACGGCCACCGGGTGCTGCTCGGCCACCTGCCGGGATTTGCCATGATGCACGACTTCATGCCGAAGCCCGGCGACCGGATGTGGACCCCGGCCGACTGGGCCTGGGCCGGGGGCCTGCTCAACGCGCTGCTGCCGAGCCTGCATCACGGCGTCGCCGTGGTGGCGCGCAAGGCGGAAAAGTTCGAGCCCGAGGAGACGTTCCGGCTGATGGCCGACCTTTCGGTCGCCAACGCCTTCGTGCCGCCGACGGCGCTGAGGATGCTGCGCACCGTCGCCGATCCGAACGGGCGCTTCGACCTGCGCCGCCTTCGCACCCTGGCCTCCGCCGGCGAGATGCTGGGGCCGGAGACCTTCCACTGGGCGCGCGAGGCGCTCGGGCTCACCATCAACGAGGCCTATGGCCAGACCGAGTGCAACCTGGTGCTCGCCTCCTGTGCGGGCTTGGGCGTGGCGCGCGCAGGCTCGACCGGTCGACCGGTGCCGGGCCACAGCGTCGCGGTGATCCGCCCGGACGGCAGCCCGGCGGCTCCCAACGAGACCGGCCAGATCGCCGTCGCCCGGCCCGATCCGGTGATGTTCCTGCGCTACTGGAACGACCCGGAGGCGACGAAGCGCAAGTTTCTCGGCGACTGGATGACCACCGGCGACCAGGGCCGGATGGACGCGGACGGCTACGTCCACTTCGTCGGCCGCGACGACGACGTCATCACCTCGTCGGGATACCGGATCGGCCCCGGCGAGATCGAGGATTGCCTCCTGCGCCACCCGGCCGTCGCGCTCGCCGCCGCGGTGGGCAAGCCCGATCCGGTCCGCACCGAGATCGTCAAGGCCTTCGTGGTCCTGCGCCCCGGATACGCGGCGTCCGAGGCCTTGGCCGCCGAGATCCAGGCCTTCGTACGCAAGCAGCTCTCGGCCCACGAATATCCGCGCGAGATCGCGTTCCGGTCGAGCCTGCCGCTCACCACCACCGGCAAGATCATCCGGCGGGTCTTGCGCGACGAGGCATAG
- a CDS encoding DsbA family protein, whose translation MSLSRRSLLAASLAAIPALATGALAQTEGQWRAVTGDNGQPIPNTRLPGELASEIGTLRGVTWLGPREASVTLYEFFDYNCPWCRAAARDLDDLVKANPDLRIGLINNPILSVQSAQAAKVAMAVQRTGGSAATAKLYTALLGPGTSGRIDGLRALDAAARLGLDRAAIEQGADSDEVREALKSQMRLAANLGLHATPSYVVGTSALLGYPGPKSLARVLASVAECDEIACGS comes from the coding sequence ATGTCCCTGTCCCGCCGCTCCCTCCTGGCCGCCTCCCTGGCGGCCATCCCCGCCCTCGCCACCGGGGCCCTGGCGCAGACGGAGGGCCAGTGGCGCGCGGTGACCGGCGACAACGGCCAGCCGATCCCCAACACCCGCCTGCCGGGCGAACTCGCCTCCGAGATCGGGACCTTGCGCGGCGTGACCTGGCTCGGGCCGCGGGAGGCCTCGGTCACCCTCTACGAATTCTTCGACTACAATTGCCCGTGGTGCCGGGCGGCGGCGCGCGACCTCGACGACCTCGTCAAGGCCAATCCGGACCTGCGCATCGGCTTGATCAACAACCCGATCCTGTCGGTGCAGTCGGCCCAGGCCGCCAAGGTGGCGATGGCCGTGCAGCGCACCGGCGGCTCGGCCGCGACCGCCAAGCTCTACACGGCGCTGCTCGGACCCGGCACCTCCGGACGGATCGACGGGCTCCGGGCGCTCGACGCAGCCGCCCGCCTCGGCCTCGACCGGGCGGCGATCGAGCAGGGGGCGGATTCGGACGAGGTGCGCGAGGCCCTGAAGAGCCAGATGCGGCTCGCCGCTAATCTCGGCCTGCACGCGACCCCGTCCTACGTCGTCGGCACCTCGGCGCTTCTCGGCTATCCGGGACCGAAGAGCCTCGCCCGGGTCCTCGCCAGCGTGGCCGAATGCGACGAGATCGCCTGCGGGAGCTGA
- a CDS encoding F0F1 ATP synthase subunit delta — MAQNASESGSPLAGVAGRYASALFELARDERAVDAVAEGLDRFDALLTESADLRRLVRSPAFSAEDQVKAIEAVLAKAGIGGLAGNFIRLSAANRRLFALPDMIRAYRELVRESKGIVRAEVRLAEQPSDAVLQDIKASLKDVAKAEVDLDLRIDPSLIGGIVVKLGSRMVDASLRTKLNSIRLAMQGAR; from the coding sequence GTGGCTCAGAACGCATCGGAATCGGGTTCCCCCCTGGCGGGCGTCGCCGGGCGGTACGCCTCGGCGTTGTTCGAGCTCGCGCGCGACGAGCGGGCCGTCGACGCGGTGGCCGAGGGGCTCGACCGGTTCGACGCCCTGCTGACCGAGAGCGCCGACCTGCGGCGCCTCGTGCGCAGCCCGGCCTTCTCGGCCGAGGATCAGGTCAAGGCGATCGAGGCCGTGCTGGCCAAGGCCGGCATCGGGGGGCTGGCCGGCAACTTCATCCGCCTGTCGGCCGCCAACCGCCGCCTGTTCGCCCTGCCGGACATGATCCGCGCCTATCGCGAGCTGGTGCGCGAATCGAAGGGCATCGTCCGCGCCGAGGTGCGGCTCGCCGAGCAGCCTTCCGACGCGGTGCTCCAGGACATCAAGGCGTCCCTCAAGGACGTCGCGAAGGCCGAGGTCGATCTCGATCTCCGCATCGATCCGAGCCTGATCGGCGGCATCGTCGTCAAGCTCGGCTCGCGCATGGTCGACGCTAGCTTGCGCACCAAGCTCAACAGCATCCGCCTGGCGATGCAGGGCGCCCGCTAA
- a CDS encoding F0F1 ATP synthase subunit gamma: MASLKDLRNRITSVKATQKITKAMQMVAAAKLRRAQMAAESARPYAERMAQVLGNLAANLTPGAETPRLLSGTGQDRTHLLVVCTAERGLCGAFNSSISRLARDHARRLMAQGKTVKIICVGKKGYDVLRREFRDQIVELIELRGVRQLGFENAEGIARNLLGRYDAGEFDVATLFYSRFRSVIAQIPTAQQIIPAEIAPTEAATTGASADAVYEYEPGEGEILAALLPKNLTVQILRALLENAASEQGARMGAMDSATRNAGEMIKKQTLIYNRTRQAMITKELIEIISGAEAL, translated from the coding sequence ATGGCGAGTCTGAAGGACCTGCGCAATCGCATCACCTCGGTGAAGGCGACCCAGAAGATCACCAAGGCGATGCAGATGGTCGCCGCCGCCAAGCTGCGCCGGGCGCAGATGGCGGCGGAGAGCGCCCGGCCCTATGCCGAGCGCATGGCGCAGGTGCTCGGCAACCTCGCCGCCAACCTGACCCCCGGGGCGGAGACGCCCCGGCTGCTCTCCGGCACCGGCCAGGACCGCACCCACCTGCTCGTCGTCTGCACGGCGGAACGGGGCCTGTGCGGCGCGTTCAACTCCTCGATCTCGCGGCTCGCCCGTGACCATGCCCGGCGGCTGATGGCGCAGGGCAAGACGGTCAAGATCATCTGCGTCGGCAAGAAGGGCTACGACGTCCTGCGTCGCGAGTTCCGCGACCAGATCGTCGAGCTGATCGAGCTGCGCGGCGTGCGCCAGCTCGGCTTCGAGAACGCGGAAGGCATCGCCCGCAACCTGCTCGGCCGCTACGACGCGGGCGAGTTCGACGTCGCGACCCTGTTCTACTCGCGCTTCCGCTCGGTGATCGCCCAGATCCCGACGGCGCAGCAGATCATCCCGGCGGAGATCGCCCCGACGGAGGCCGCCACCACCGGCGCCTCGGCCGACGCGGTCTACGAGTACGAGCCCGGCGAGGGCGAGATCCTCGCCGCCCTTCTCCCGAAGAACCTCACCGTCCAGATCCTCCGGGCGCTCCTGGAAAACGCCGCCTCCGAGCAGGGCGCGCGCATGGGTGCCATGGACAGCGCCACGCGCAACGCCGGCGAGATGATCAAGAAGCAGACCTTGATCTACAACCGGACGCGCCAGGCGATGATCACCAAGGAGTTGATCGAGATCATCTCGGGCGCCGAGGCGCTCTGA
- a CDS encoding sulfatase-like hydrolase/transferase — protein MYQRHGSAARAAIGRFVRCLPAFFMPDRPCLLLLVGGLVLPNVLALAIDTVAGVPPRTSAIALYAVIALMAGRLPGYALVLLGLSTMVFDLVFAVARMFFLDPDGLMHLIDLDVLATLLATPVYAAGAVAVVGVTLAYLAFLVRAGPAMRRGNRPVFAAAVAALLIGDGLVNGSTAYDFGTLASTGKAFESGSTRSGFDALPDQKRPPRRVLMVLVEGLGVLRDGNQRAILTAPFDDPALRRLYTMTTGTSAFFGATASGEMRELCRTYRAHREVFAGEDPTCLPDRFAALGYRTVSVHGYHAGFYGRAHWYPLAGFQRSLFGETLGALFPKTCGGPFPGPCDTDLAHVVGAELDAPGPSFVYWLTLNSHVPVPRHEATPRQDCGQPGSRFPDPEVCAMVEIWQDLFAAVSHLALTHPGTEILMVGDHAPPLWRRAARDAFKPGRVPWIRLAPIPVATAGLAAAKP, from the coding sequence ATGTACCAGCGTCATGGCTCTGCAGCCCGCGCCGCGATCGGGCGTTTCGTTCGCTGCCTTCCGGCCTTCTTCATGCCGGATCGCCCTTGCCTGCTCCTGCTGGTCGGCGGCCTCGTGCTGCCGAACGTCCTGGCGCTGGCCATCGACACCGTCGCGGGCGTGCCGCCGCGGACGAGCGCCATCGCGCTCTACGCGGTGATCGCCCTCATGGCCGGCAGGCTGCCGGGCTACGCCCTGGTGCTGCTCGGCCTGTCGACGATGGTGTTCGATCTCGTTTTCGCCGTCGCCCGGATGTTCTTCCTCGATCCCGACGGGCTGATGCACCTGATCGACCTCGACGTGCTGGCGACGCTCCTGGCGACACCGGTCTACGCGGCCGGCGCCGTCGCGGTCGTCGGGGTCACGCTCGCCTACCTGGCCTTCCTGGTGCGGGCCGGCCCGGCAATGCGCCGGGGCAACCGCCCCGTCTTCGCGGCGGCGGTCGCCGCGCTGCTGATCGGCGACGGCCTCGTCAACGGCTCCACGGCCTACGATTTCGGAACCCTGGCGAGCACCGGCAAGGCGTTCGAGTCGGGGAGCACCCGGTCCGGGTTCGATGCTCTGCCCGACCAGAAGCGGCCGCCCCGCCGGGTCCTGATGGTCCTGGTCGAGGGCCTGGGCGTCCTGCGCGACGGCAACCAGCGTGCGATCCTGACGGCGCCGTTCGACGATCCGGCCCTGCGCCGGCTCTACACAATGACGACCGGCACGAGCGCCTTCTTCGGTGCCACCGCGTCGGGCGAGATGCGCGAGCTGTGCCGCACCTACCGCGCGCACCGCGAGGTCTTCGCCGGGGAAGATCCGACCTGCCTGCCCGACCGGTTCGCTGCCCTCGGCTACCGGACGGTCTCGGTGCACGGCTACCATGCCGGCTTCTACGGCCGCGCGCACTGGTACCCGTTGGCCGGCTTCCAGAGGAGCCTGTTCGGCGAGACCTTGGGAGCTCTCTTCCCGAAGACCTGCGGCGGCCCGTTCCCGGGACCTTGCGACACCGATCTGGCGCACGTCGTCGGCGCCGAGCTGGACGCGCCCGGGCCGTCCTTCGTCTACTGGCTCACCCTGAACTCGCACGTGCCGGTGCCGCGGCACGAGGCGACCCCGCGGCAGGATTGCGGACAGCCGGGCAGCCGATTTCCCGATCCGGAGGTCTGCGCCATGGTGGAGATCTGGCAGGACCTGTTCGCGGCGGTCTCGCACCTCGCGCTCACCCATCCGGGGACCGAGATCCTGATGGTCGGCGACCACGCCCCGCCGCTGTGGCGCCGGGCCGCCCGCGACGCGTTCAAGCCCGGCCGGGTGCCGTGGATCCGGCTCGCGCCGATCCCGGTCGCCACCGCGGGGCTCGCCGCGGCCAAGCCCTGA
- the atpC gene encoding ATP synthase F1 subunit epsilon, with amino-acid sequence MATFQFDLVGPERILYSGPVDAVQLPGSEGEMTVLPGHAPVLTTLKTGMLVITESPQHGKRVLVRGGFAEINATSLTVIAERATPLEELTPAIIDADIAAAEMLYDATDDYDRKLEIEGQIAQLREAKVALSF; translated from the coding sequence ATGGCCACCTTCCAGTTCGACCTCGTCGGCCCCGAGCGGATCCTGTATTCCGGCCCGGTCGACGCCGTGCAGCTTCCGGGTTCCGAGGGCGAGATGACGGTGCTGCCCGGCCACGCGCCCGTGCTCACCACCCTCAAGACCGGCATGCTGGTCATCACCGAGAGCCCGCAGCACGGCAAGCGGGTGCTGGTGCGCGGAGGCTTCGCCGAGATCAACGCGACCTCGCTGACCGTGATCGCCGAGCGCGCCACCCCCCTCGAGGAACTGACCCCGGCGATCATCGATGCCGACATCGCGGCGGCCGAGATGCTCTACGATGCCACCGACGATTACGACCGCAAGCTCGAGATCGAAGGCCAGATCGCGCAGCTGCGCGAGGCCAAGGTGGCGCTGAGCTTCTGA
- a CDS encoding glutathione peroxidase has translation MTTIHDFAPAAPDGTPHPLAQYRGKVLLVVNTASACGFTPQYAGLEELWRRHRDAGLVVLGFPCNQFGAQEPGDAAEIARFCTLKYDVTFPLLAKVEVNGAKAEPLFSHLKQEKPGLLGTQAIKWNFTKFLIGRDGRVIERFAPRVKPEALEAAVEKALAETM, from the coding sequence ATGACCACAATCCACGACTTCGCCCCCGCCGCCCCGGACGGTACGCCCCACCCGCTCGCGCAGTACCGGGGCAAGGTGCTGCTCGTCGTCAACACCGCCTCGGCCTGCGGCTTCACCCCGCAATATGCCGGGCTCGAAGAGCTGTGGCGGCGCCACCGCGACGCCGGCCTCGTGGTCCTGGGCTTTCCCTGCAACCAGTTCGGCGCCCAGGAGCCGGGCGACGCCGCCGAGATCGCCCGGTTCTGCACGCTCAAATACGACGTGACCTTCCCGCTCCTCGCCAAGGTCGAGGTGAACGGGGCGAAGGCCGAGCCGCTGTTCTCCCATCTGAAGCAGGAAAAGCCGGGTCTGCTCGGCACCCAGGCGATCAAGTGGAACTTCACCAAGTTCCTGATCGGCCGCGACGGGCGGGTGATCGAACGCTTCGCCCCGCGGGTGAAGCCGGAGGCGCTGGAGGCCGCGGTGGAGAAGGCTTTGGCCGAGACGATGTGA
- the atpA gene encoding F0F1 ATP synthase subunit alpha, producing the protein MDIRAAEISAILKEQIKNFGQEAEVTEVGQVLSVGDGIARVYGLDNVQAGEMVEFESGVRGMALNLEQDNVGVVIFGSDREIKEGQTVKRTGAIVDVPVGKGLLGRVVDALGNPIDGKGPIVAEKRSRVDVKAPGIIPRKSVHEPMATGLKAIDALIPIGRGQRELIIGDRQTGKTAVALDTILNQKPAHAGTDEKAKLYCVYVAVGQKRSTVAQFVKVLEDNGAMEYSIVIAATASDAAPMQFLAPFAGCAMGEYFRDNGMHAVIVYDDLSKQAVAYRQMSLLLRRPPGREAYPGDVFYLHSRLLERAAKMGDAAGNGSLTALPVIETQANDVSAYIPTNVISITDGQIFLETDLFYQGVRPAVNVGLSVSRVGSAAQTKAMKSVAGKIKGELAQYREMAAFAQFGSDLDASTQKLLNRGARLTELLKQPQFSPLKMEEQVAVIYAGVNGYLDAIPVNRVRAFEDGLLSTLRTRHADLLDTIRSSKELSADSGAKLKGVVESFAKSFQ; encoded by the coding sequence ATGGACATCCGTGCCGCCGAGATCTCCGCCATCCTGAAGGAGCAGATCAAGAACTTCGGCCAGGAGGCCGAGGTCACCGAGGTCGGTCAGGTCCTGTCGGTCGGCGACGGCATCGCCCGCGTCTACGGCCTCGACAACGTCCAGGCCGGTGAGATGGTCGAGTTCGAGTCGGGCGTGCGCGGCATGGCCCTGAACCTCGAGCAGGACAATGTCGGCGTCGTGATCTTCGGCTCCGACCGCGAGATCAAGGAAGGCCAGACCGTCAAGCGCACCGGCGCCATCGTGGACGTGCCGGTCGGCAAGGGCCTGCTCGGCCGCGTCGTCGACGCGCTCGGCAACCCGATCGACGGCAAGGGCCCGATCGTCGCCGAGAAGCGCAGCCGGGTCGACGTGAAGGCCCCGGGTATCATCCCGCGCAAGTCGGTGCACGAGCCGATGGCGACCGGCCTCAAGGCGATCGACGCCCTGATCCCGATCGGCCGCGGCCAGCGCGAGCTGATCATCGGCGACCGCCAGACCGGCAAGACCGCCGTCGCGCTCGACACCATCCTGAACCAGAAGCCGGCCCATGCCGGCACCGATGAGAAGGCCAAGCTGTACTGCGTCTACGTCGCGGTCGGCCAGAAGCGTTCCACCGTCGCGCAGTTCGTGAAGGTGCTCGAGGATAACGGCGCGATGGAGTACTCCATCGTTATCGCCGCCACCGCCTCCGACGCCGCCCCGATGCAGTTCCTGGCGCCCTTCGCCGGCTGCGCCATGGGCGAGTACTTCCGCGATAACGGCATGCACGCCGTGATCGTGTACGACGACCTGTCGAAGCAGGCCGTAGCCTACCGCCAGATGTCGCTGCTGCTGCGCCGCCCGCCGGGCCGCGAGGCCTATCCGGGCGACGTGTTCTACCTGCATTCCCGCCTGCTGGAGCGCGCCGCCAAGATGGGCGACGCCGCCGGCAACGGCTCGCTGACCGCGCTCCCGGTCATCGAGACCCAGGCCAACGACGTCTCGGCCTACATCCCGACCAACGTGATCTCGATCACCGATGGCCAGATCTTCCTCGAGACCGACCTGTTCTACCAGGGCGTGCGCCCGGCGGTGAACGTCGGCCTCTCGGTGTCCCGCGTCGGCTCCGCCGCCCAGACCAAGGCGATGAAGTCGGTCGCCGGCAAGATCAAGGGCGAGCTGGCGCAGTACCGCGAGATGGCGGCCTTCGCGCAGTTCGGTTCGGACCTCGACGCCTCGACCCAGAAGCTGCTCAACCGCGGCGCCCGCCTGACCGAGCTCCTGAAGCAGCCGCAATTCTCGCCGCTGAAGATGGAAGAGCAGGTGGCGGTGATCTATGCCGGCGTGAACGGCTACCTCGACGCGATTCCCGTCAACCGGGTCCGCGCCTTCGAGGACGGCCTGCTCTCGACCCTGCGCACCCGCCACGCCGACCTGCTCGACACGATCCGCTCCTCCAAGGAGCTGTCGGCCGACAGCGGCGCCAAGCTGAAGGGCGTGGTCGAGTCCTTCGCCAAGTCCTTCCAGTAA